A window of Calliopsis andreniformis isolate RMS-2024a chromosome 3, iyCalAndr_principal, whole genome shotgun sequence contains these coding sequences:
- the LOC143177320 gene encoding uncharacterized protein LOC143177320: MSIGETSKVDDSKARWLVAKFPRSPASASASLLPGRKFASRGEWEEEDKAASAQVYQQTIDVYIGESVASASMWRGPLLLAFLVHCSSAEPVSRDHLPSSKEDVESVESLRRDVREPAPLTFPTEVEDLLGEGNAPKEDRVPKKRMKNASGKSDEGGYYKTYGSDAEGEKGYLKATYSKGNHGYKTLDTFHKRDGDKYAFEKHVAYGKARADEESGHEHDAASHSRKGGDHDGAGTIVDAHYAADEGDLHDHGNEHVEAGDHDGYAHDGDHYTDHGPESSSYDHSESYTDGDGDDGSYESHSSYSRNYGDQQGSKGGHYY; the protein is encoded by the exons ATGTCGATCGGTGAAACAAGCAAAGTGGACGATTCAAAAGCCCGATGGCTCGTTGCGAAATTCCCTCGATCGCCGGCATCTGCCTCGGCATCCCTTCTGCCCGGAAGAAAATTCGCGTCAAGAGGCGAGTGGGAGGAGGAGGATAAAGCAGCCTCTGCTCAAGTTTACCAACAAACGATCGACGTCTATATCGGTGAATCGGTAGCATCGGCGAGTATGTGGCGAGGACCGCTCCTGCTGGCTTTTCTCGTTCATTGCTCTTCAGCCGAGCCTGTCAGTCGCGACCATCTGCCGTCTTCGAAGGAGGACGTCGAGAGCGTCGAATCGCTCCGTCGAGATGTTCGCGAACCAGCGCCATTAACGTTCCCCACGGAAGTCGAGGATCTGTTGGGCGAAGGAAACGCGCCTAAGGAGGATCGAGTTCCTAAGAAGCGTATGAAAAATGCATCCG GCAAATCGGACGAGGGTGGATACTACAAGACGTACGGCAGCGACGCCGAGGGCGAGAAGGGTTACTTGAAGGCGACCTACAGCAAGGGCAATCACGGTTATAAGACTCTCGACACCTTCCACAAGCGGGACGGCGACAAGTACGCATTCGAGAAGCACGTTGCCTACGGGAAAGCGCGTGCCGACGAGGAAAGTGGCCACGAGCACGACGCTGCCTCCCATTCGAGGAAGGGCGGCGATCACGATGGCGCAG GCACCATCGTCGATGCTCATTACGCGGCCGATGAGGGGGATCTTCACGACCATGGCAATGAACACGTCGAGGCAGGCGATCacgatggctatgcccatgatgGTGACCACTACACGGATCATGGACCAGAATCCTCGAGTTACGATCACAGCGAGAGCTATACGGACGGTGACGGAGACGATGGATCCTACGAAAGCCACAGCTCCTACTCGAGGAACTATGGCGACCAGCAGGGAAGCAAAGGAGgccattattattaa
- the LOC143177161 gene encoding uncharacterized protein LOC143177161, with protein MLRVASSVLLCLLLLQCSARDLNAYRPRRDAQLVEAEAPSISATSAPADRDTDLVPAATGHHGHHHESGGGQSHHSDHDEEHGDEGKKGYKSHHHHDKSDKGEHDKQHQSGHHEEHGGHKKGHHDEQEKYGEHHEGEKGHKGGKFGEKKGHKKGHKTKGYHNKFHKDEYHKEHKFYDDYHKGGHHKKHGDFHGHHENKEGQHKKGGHHHAGYHEDHQGKKGHHDKGHIDAEHKGHHGKHGHDEHFSHHDTYGKKGDQHSGKKFGYSKGHKG; from the coding sequence ATGCTGCGAGTCGCCTCCTCCGTTCTCTTGTGCCTGTTGCTGCTGCAATGCTCGGCGCGGGACCTGAACGCCTATCGACCGCGTCGGGACGCGCAGCTAGTCGAGGCCGAGGCTCCCTCGATCTCCGCGACTTCTGCGCCCGCTGATCGCGACACGGACCTCGTGCCAGCGGCCACGGGTCACCACGGTCACCACCACGAGTCAGGCGGAGGGCAGAGCCACCACTCGGACCACGACGAGGAGCACGGCGACGAGGGGAAGAAGGGCTACAAGAGCCATCACCATCACGACAAGAGCGACAAGGGCGAGCACGACAAGCAGCACCAGTCTGGTCACCATGAGGAGCACGGTGGCCACAAGAAGGGGCACCACGACGAGCAGGAAAAGTATGGAGAGCACCATGAGGGAGAGAAGGGGCACAAAGGTGGCAAGTTCGGGGAGAAGAAAGGACACAAGAAGGGGCACAAGACCAAGGGGTACCATAATAAGTTCCATAAGGATGAGTACCATAAGGAGCACAAGTTCTATGATGACTATCATAAAGGAGGCCATCATAAGAAGCATGGGGACTTCCATGGACACCATGAGAATAAAGAGGGTCAGCATAAGAAAGGTGGCCACCACCACGCTGGTTATCATGAGGACCATCAGGGGAAGAAGGGACACCACGATAAGGGACACATTGATGCAGAGCATAAGGGGCATCATGGGAAGCATGGTCACGACGAGCATTTTAGTCACCATGATACTTATGGGAAGAAGGGCGACCAGCATTCTGGGAAGAAGTTTGGATATAGTAAAGGTCACAAGGGTTGA